From a single Methanofollis sp. W23 genomic region:
- a CDS encoding UvrD-helicase domain-containing protein: MALTERQEEAALHHDQSICVTAGAGTGKTHVLVTKYIDLLKTEACGVREILALTYTDNAAAEMKERVRIAIDREEGERWGQIRDDFSWASISTFHAFCTGCLHEFPLEAGVDPACVVLDERQARQIRDEVIEGLVYGEPPEQCRAAVIRTLRALGASGLEQCLLRLYNKRETAGEFFAALGEDDGMVLDAWETRIRAAQAEAFAAFMEDTHCQALVETLCDLAARYPGDADPAMRYLRAVEPLLPVRDAPGIAAVAGVNATFKRGFGQKKNWDEDDLVLVRATFDEFKTAIESYAEICTLSVERDDPFTQTALDFFADLGTVFSTFLDRYNAGKRRLGGLDFSDLIHSTYRLFCEHDHLVAEHFRTRYRYILVDEFQDTDPVQTTILRRILGDLVQEQEHLFIVGDPKQSIYLFRDADVTLFKRAREAIETDLGGREVSLDVNFRSTPQVVGFVNAVFSALMAGASKPWEFRYDPLRACRQDEGSVELLLAPADKDTVTAKKNEAEMVAQKVADLVGTFMVYPDREAPRPAAYGDVAILLERRTNLAYYERALRAAGVPYHVHSGLGFYARQEVYDLYNLLCVLDNGLDDVALYGVLRSPYFGISDADLFRMAGAAPLRDRLYDYAAEHPTSDLAAAAALLETWARLARRVPVPFLLGRVLDDSGIYAVYGGMPDGAQCLANVEKFVGMTRAAGEVSLAAWVAELKRCIEEEEKEGEAHLDPTATDAVSIMTVHAAKGLEFPVVIVPGLAEEPPSNSQKIFIEDRLLMGAKIPDPARDFTPQETPVYTLLKMEHEQKLVAERLRLFYVAVTRARDHLVLSGVRPEELGTPLPSSPTRMDWLCSAVGLSEEEVEAGGTEVGGVTLTITAALPGVEAEETGVAGPIVLPSGDLPSGGPASIVVAEEERPYSVSEIERYLACPRAYEEGKEAAGRRARGPQPPGWATTKGLILHEVLRGRDPAAVCARYGVDDQAVVTACEEIYTRFMASPLMAGALADHCEVPFRVRLGGVLFKGAIDRLVRTAGGEWVLIDYKTGRVREEAVPAKVDEYAMQMVVYRDAAEAILGQRVRPLLYFTHLDRFVAVEVDEEAVRARTVQAVEAIEAGRFCFVECEGCDREGECPCLLRIFERE; encoded by the coding sequence ATGGCGCTGACTGAACGCCAGGAAGAGGCCGCTCTCCACCACGACCAGAGCATCTGCGTCACCGCAGGGGCCGGGACCGGCAAGACTCATGTCCTGGTCACCAAATACATCGACCTCCTGAAGACGGAGGCGTGCGGCGTCAGGGAGATCCTCGCCCTCACCTACACCGACAATGCCGCGGCCGAGATGAAAGAGCGGGTCCGCATCGCCATCGACAGAGAAGAGGGCGAGCGGTGGGGCCAGATCCGCGACGACTTCTCGTGGGCCAGCATCTCCACCTTCCATGCCTTCTGCACCGGGTGCCTCCACGAATTCCCGCTCGAGGCCGGGGTCGACCCTGCGTGTGTGGTCCTCGACGAGCGCCAGGCCAGGCAGATCAGAGACGAGGTCATCGAGGGGCTGGTCTATGGCGAACCGCCAGAGCAGTGCCGGGCGGCGGTCATCCGCACCCTCCGCGCCCTCGGAGCCTCGGGGCTGGAACAGTGTCTCCTGCGCCTCTACAACAAACGCGAGACCGCCGGGGAGTTCTTCGCCGCCCTCGGGGAGGACGATGGAATGGTGCTCGACGCATGGGAGACGAGGATCAGGGCCGCGCAGGCGGAGGCGTTCGCTGCGTTCATGGAGGACACGCACTGCCAGGCCCTCGTCGAGACCCTCTGCGACCTTGCGGCACGCTATCCTGGCGACGCTGATCCGGCGATGCGCTACCTTCGTGCCGTCGAGCCCCTCCTCCCGGTCAGGGACGCACCCGGGATCGCCGCCGTCGCCGGGGTGAACGCGACGTTCAAGAGGGGTTTTGGCCAGAAGAAGAACTGGGATGAAGACGACCTCGTCCTGGTCAGGGCCACCTTCGATGAGTTCAAGACGGCCATCGAGTCTTACGCAGAGATCTGCACCCTCTCGGTCGAGAGGGACGACCCCTTCACGCAGACGGCCCTGGACTTCTTCGCCGACCTTGGCACGGTCTTCTCCACCTTCCTCGACCGCTACAATGCCGGGAAGCGGCGGCTCGGCGGGCTCGACTTCTCCGACCTGATCCACTCTACCTACCGGCTCTTCTGCGAGCACGACCACCTGGTCGCAGAGCACTTCAGAACCCGCTACCGCTACATCCTCGTCGACGAGTTCCAGGACACCGACCCGGTGCAGACGACAATCCTCAGAAGGATCCTCGGCGACCTGGTGCAAGAGCAGGAGCACCTCTTCATCGTCGGCGACCCCAAGCAGTCCATCTACCTCTTCAGGGACGCCGACGTCACGCTCTTCAAGCGGGCCAGGGAGGCGATCGAGACCGACCTCGGCGGGAGGGAGGTGTCCCTCGACGTCAACTTCAGGAGCACGCCGCAGGTCGTCGGGTTCGTGAACGCCGTCTTCTCGGCGCTGATGGCAGGAGCGAGCAAGCCCTGGGAGTTTCGCTACGACCCCCTGAGGGCATGTCGGCAGGACGAAGGCTCGGTGGAACTGCTCCTCGCGCCGGCCGACAAGGACACGGTCACGGCGAAGAAGAACGAGGCTGAGATGGTGGCGCAGAAGGTCGCCGACCTCGTCGGGACTTTCATGGTCTACCCTGACAGGGAGGCGCCTCGGCCCGCGGCGTACGGCGACGTCGCCATCCTCCTTGAGCGGCGGACCAATCTTGCCTATTATGAGCGGGCGCTGCGGGCGGCCGGGGTCCCGTACCACGTCCATTCAGGCCTCGGGTTCTATGCCCGCCAGGAGGTCTACGACCTCTACAACCTCCTCTGTGTCCTCGACAACGGCCTCGACGACGTCGCTCTCTATGGGGTGCTCAGGTCGCCGTACTTCGGTATCTCAGACGCCGACCTCTTCAGGATGGCCGGTGCAGCACCGCTCAGGGACCGTTTGTACGACTACGCCGCCGAACACCCGACCTCAGACCTCGCCGCGGCGGCCGCACTCCTGGAGACCTGGGCCAGACTCGCCCGCCGGGTGCCGGTGCCCTTCCTCCTCGGGCGGGTTCTCGACGACTCAGGGATCTATGCGGTGTACGGGGGCATGCCCGACGGGGCGCAGTGCCTGGCCAATGTCGAGAAGTTCGTCGGGATGACGCGGGCCGCCGGCGAGGTCTCCCTGGCGGCATGGGTCGCAGAACTGAAGCGCTGCATCGAGGAAGAGGAGAAGGAGGGCGAGGCCCACCTGGACCCGACCGCCACCGACGCCGTCAGCATCATGACCGTCCATGCGGCCAAGGGCCTGGAGTTCCCAGTGGTCATCGTGCCAGGGCTTGCCGAGGAACCGCCTTCAAATTCTCAGAAGATCTTCATCGAGGACAGGCTCCTGATGGGCGCAAAAATCCCCGACCCTGCCCGCGACTTCACGCCCCAGGAGACCCCGGTCTACACCCTCCTCAAAATGGAGCATGAGCAGAAACTCGTGGCCGAGAGACTCCGGCTCTTCTATGTGGCAGTGACGCGGGCAAGAGACCACCTCGTCCTCTCAGGGGTGAGGCCTGAAGAACTCGGAACGCCGCTCCCCTCATCTCCGACCAGGATGGACTGGCTCTGCTCGGCGGTCGGGCTCTCTGAGGAGGAGGTCGAAGCCGGCGGGACCGAGGTGGGCGGGGTCACCCTCACGATCACCGCTGCACTCCCAGGGGTCGAGGCCGAGGAGACCGGGGTCGCCGGGCCCATCGTCCTGCCTTCCGGGGACCTCCCCTCCGGAGGCCCGGCGTCGATCGTCGTCGCCGAGGAGGAGCGCCCCTATTCGGTGAGCGAGATCGAGCGCTACCTCGCCTGCCCTCGGGCCTATGAAGAGGGGAAGGAGGCGGCGGGCCGACGTGCCCGCGGACCCCAACCCCCGGGATGGGCGACGACAAAGGGGCTCATCCTCCACGAGGTCCTCCGCGGCCGGGACCCGGCGGCGGTCTGCGCCAGGTACGGCGTCGACGACCAGGCGGTCGTCACGGCATGCGAGGAGATCTATACCCGTTTCATGGCCTCGCCGCTCATGGCCGGGGCGCTCGCCGACCACTGCGAGGTCCCCTTCAGGGTAAGGCTCGGCGGCGTGCTCTTCAAGGGAGCGATCGACCGCCTGGTCAGGACGGCGGGCGGCGAATGGGTGCTCATCGACTACAAGACCGGGCGGGTGCGAGAGGAGGCGGTGCCTGCAAAGGTGGACGAGTATGCGATGCAGATGGTGGTGTACCGCGACGCCGCCGAGGCAATCCTCGGGCAGAGGGTGCGCCCCCTCCTCTACTTCACGCACCTCGACCGCTTCGTGGCCGTGGAGGTCGACGAGGAGGCGGTGCGTGCGCGGACCGTGCAGGCGGTGGAGGCGATCGAGGCGGGGCGGTTCTGCTTTGTGGAGTGTGAGGGGTGTGATAGGGAGGGAGAGTGTCCTTGTCTCCTCAGGATCTTCGAGCGGGAGTAG
- a CDS encoding ADP-ribosylglycohydrolase family protein, whose amino-acid sequence MQEHGGCMMDHRSRVRGALLGLAAGDALGTTLEFKLPGSFEPITDMVGGGPFALEAGEWTDDTSMALCLAESLVECRGFDPVDQLERYCRWFMEGYLSSNGTCFDIGTTTRKALQRFMLSGEPFPGPTSPHAAGNGSLMRLAPVPLFYAADPVRAIALSGESSRTTHGAQTAVDACRYFGGLLAGAVQGASKEDLLAERFCPVPGYRDAHPLCPEVDAVAAGSFREKEPPEIRGSGYVVSCLEAALWAFDRSTSFREGCLLAVNLGDDADTTGAVYGQIAGAYYGEEGIPAAWVERLALRERILELADGLI is encoded by the coding sequence GTGCAAGAGCATGGAGGGTGCATGATGGACCACCGTTCCCGCGTCCGCGGCGCTCTCCTCGGCCTGGCCGCCGGCGACGCTCTCGGCACCACGCTGGAGTTCAAACTACCGGGCTCGTTCGAACCGATCACCGATATGGTCGGCGGCGGGCCGTTCGCCCTTGAGGCCGGGGAGTGGACCGACGACACCTCCATGGCCCTCTGCCTTGCCGAGAGCCTGGTCGAGTGCAGGGGGTTTGACCCGGTCGATCAGCTGGAGCGCTACTGCCGGTGGTTCATGGAGGGCTACCTCTCCAGCAACGGGACCTGCTTTGATATCGGGACGACGACGCGAAAGGCGCTCCAGCGCTTCATGCTCTCTGGCGAACCCTTCCCTGGCCCCACCAGCCCTCATGCCGCGGGCAACGGCTCGCTGATGCGTCTCGCACCGGTCCCCCTCTTCTATGCCGCCGACCCCGTCCGTGCGATCGCCCTCTCAGGTGAGAGTTCGCGGACCACCCACGGGGCACAGACCGCGGTGGACGCCTGCCGGTACTTCGGCGGGCTGCTGGCCGGGGCGGTGCAGGGCGCTTCAAAGGAGGATCTCCTGGCCGAGCGCTTCTGTCCGGTGCCGGGGTACCGGGACGCCCATCCCCTCTGCCCTGAGGTGGACGCGGTCGCGGCCGGGTCATTCCGCGAGAAGGAGCCCCCCGAAATTCGTGGGAGCGGCTATGTCGTCTCCTGCCTGGAGGCCGCCCTCTGGGCCTTTGACCGGAGCACCTCCTTCCGGGAGGGGTGCCTGCTCGCGGTGAACCTCGGCGACGACGCCGACACCACCGGCGCGGTGTATGGGCAGATCGCCGGGGCGTATTATGGGGAGGAGGGGATCCCGGCGGCGTGGGTGGAGCGGCTCGCGCTGCGGGAGAGGATTTTGGAACTTGCGGATGGATTGATCTGA
- a CDS encoding PD-(D/E)XK nuclease family protein, which produces MPVTLYPILPGDRLDEFVAGFRAAAAVDPFGTWLILPTGRLVREVLRRLDEEGVAVIQSRVTTLAGCARTLFEDHATDERLIDETESTLILSHLLAEHADRLTLLTRTGRSGQGAVQDLRSLITQIAYRQVAYPEALGDLQSEKSAEIAWVREAYLAYLHEHRLVSRGMILLWAERWLLDHRETSTGTVWVYGLIEPLPLQKALVLAIRDRAAALHYALPVLGGDEGAWLGEVERLPGRAADPARPRQIRLAAWKDRVEEVRGIAGEVRALIEEGVSPGEITVAFPDLSRSGALVAEVFPDFGLPYAPSKGLPLPRSPLVQALMTVLATPARAYRREDVVALLKTPYLGGPAGEVDGDLVDALAREANIVAGAEAWDRRLAALADRQDDDEKVAKIAEVRERLVALFADLATLEGTRSLSEHLDAFRALLDCWESPCLQTEGDPVLSDQEGRDLAAFREVLDSLAGAAPWVPTRPMDLARFHSGLGLLLAGGRAAPLQNRHAVQVVGIRELPHLSVPYLFIGGLVEGEMPDLAGRLPFTNDQETRRLGTRTGAEVLREERSYFLAALRAGEHVYLSAPLSDGDRPLLCSSFLDEFVGDAGTWGERGADYSRLWAAAKAGAAFSDGRLADGAALLPPHLRVENLVARINVETRARNGAFESPFDAVFTADEEISAALAERFGPDAVYSPTALETYARCPFWFYLGKVLGLEAFPAIEKDLPPQERGRLVHQIAFRFYSGWDGARVVTAENRAQALDALQVIAAEELEGYPFSSPAWVVGCEHLLGSEATGPGVLEEFLAAEEKRAASPFLPAHFEFSFGMPLGDTDADPASVPSPVAIPLGDGERLLLRGRIDRVDLSPEGSFLITDYKTGSTHPLPREITEGTALQLPLYIRAVEALTGLAGVGGTYYMVRKGETRNKAVLWDTRIKPHLKGFSKARESEVDDIETTVQATLDQVREYLRSIRAGYFPPAPRVTPCLPYCECRTVCRCDKWRLAAPLREE; this is translated from the coding sequence ATGCCTGTCACGCTCTACCCCATCCTCCCTGGCGACCGCCTGGACGAGTTCGTCGCCGGCTTTCGCGCCGCCGCAGCCGTCGACCCCTTCGGCACCTGGCTCATCCTTCCCACCGGCCGATTGGTGCGCGAGGTCCTCCGCCGTCTCGACGAGGAGGGCGTCGCCGTCATCCAGAGCAGGGTGACCACCCTGGCCGGATGTGCCCGCACCCTCTTCGAGGACCACGCCACAGACGAACGCCTCATCGACGAAACCGAGTCGACCCTCATCCTCTCGCACCTCCTTGCCGAGCATGCCGACCGCCTCACCCTCCTGACGCGCACCGGACGGAGCGGGCAGGGGGCGGTGCAGGATCTCAGGAGCCTGATCACGCAGATCGCCTACCGGCAGGTGGCCTACCCTGAAGCCCTCGGCGACCTGCAGAGCGAGAAGAGCGCGGAGATCGCCTGGGTGCGGGAGGCGTACCTTGCATACCTTCACGAACACCGGCTCGTGAGCCGCGGCATGATCCTCCTCTGGGCAGAGCGCTGGCTTCTCGACCACCGCGAGACGAGCACCGGCACCGTCTGGGTCTATGGTCTCATCGAGCCGTTGCCCCTGCAGAAAGCGCTGGTCCTTGCCATCAGAGACCGGGCGGCGGCGCTCCACTATGCCCTCCCGGTCCTTGGCGGCGACGAGGGGGCGTGGCTCGGCGAGGTCGAGCGTCTTCCTGGCAGGGCCGCGGATCCCGCCCGTCCCCGCCAGATCAGGCTCGCGGCATGGAAAGACCGGGTCGAGGAGGTGAGGGGGATCGCCGGCGAGGTCAGGGCCCTCATCGAGGAGGGGGTGAGTCCGGGCGAGATCACCGTCGCCTTCCCAGACCTCTCCAGGAGCGGCGCCCTCGTCGCCGAGGTCTTCCCTGACTTCGGGCTCCCTTACGCCCCTTCAAAAGGCCTACCCCTCCCCCGATCGCCTCTCGTCCAGGCCCTGATGACCGTGCTCGCCACCCCAGCCAGGGCCTACCGGCGCGAGGACGTCGTGGCCCTCCTCAAAACGCCCTATCTCGGCGGTCCGGCCGGAGAGGTCGACGGCGACCTGGTGGATGCCCTTGCTCGCGAGGCCAACATCGTCGCCGGGGCCGAGGCCTGGGACCGGCGGCTTGCCGCCCTGGCCGACAGGCAGGACGACGACGAAAAAGTGGCGAAGATCGCCGAGGTCAGAGAGAGACTTGTCGCCCTCTTCGCCGACCTGGCCACCCTCGAGGGTACCAGGTCGCTCTCCGAACACCTCGATGCCTTCCGCGCCCTCCTCGATTGCTGGGAGTCACCCTGTCTCCAGACAGAGGGCGACCCCGTGCTCTCCGACCAGGAGGGGCGCGACCTCGCCGCCTTCCGCGAGGTTCTCGACTCCCTGGCAGGTGCGGCGCCCTGGGTGCCGACGCGGCCCATGGACCTGGCCAGGTTCCACTCGGGCCTCGGCCTCCTCCTGGCCGGGGGCAGGGCCGCCCCCCTGCAGAACCGCCATGCCGTGCAGGTGGTCGGCATCCGCGAACTCCCGCACCTCTCGGTCCCGTATCTCTTCATCGGCGGCCTCGTCGAGGGCGAGATGCCTGACCTCGCTGGCCGCCTCCCTTTCACCAACGACCAGGAGACGAGACGCCTCGGGACAAGGACCGGTGCCGAGGTGCTCCGCGAGGAGCGCTCCTACTTCCTCGCCGCCCTCCGTGCAGGGGAGCACGTCTACCTGAGCGCCCCTCTCTCAGACGGCGACCGCCCCCTCCTCTGCTCCTCGTTCCTCGACGAATTCGTCGGAGACGCCGGGACCTGGGGCGAGAGAGGAGCGGATTATTCCAGGCTCTGGGCCGCGGCCAAGGCAGGCGCCGCGTTCTCTGACGGGCGCCTCGCCGACGGGGCCGCCCTCCTCCCTCCTCACCTCAGGGTGGAGAACCTCGTCGCCAGGATCAATGTCGAGACCCGGGCACGGAACGGGGCGTTCGAATCCCCCTTCGACGCCGTTTTCACCGCCGACGAGGAGATCTCAGCCGCCCTTGCTGAGCGGTTCGGCCCTGACGCCGTCTACTCCCCGACCGCCCTGGAGACCTATGCCCGCTGCCCCTTCTGGTTCTACCTCGGCAAGGTCCTCGGGCTCGAAGCCTTCCCTGCGATCGAGAAAGACCTCCCTCCCCAGGAACGGGGTCGTCTGGTCCACCAGATCGCCTTCAGGTTCTATTCTGGATGGGACGGGGCACGTGTGGTCACCGCAGAGAACCGTGCCCAGGCACTCGACGCCCTCCAGGTCATCGCCGCAGAAGAACTCGAGGGCTACCCCTTCTCAAGCCCGGCATGGGTGGTCGGGTGCGAGCACCTCCTCGGCTCTGAGGCCACGGGGCCAGGCGTGCTGGAAGAGTTCCTCGCCGCCGAAGAGAAACGTGCGGCCTCGCCCTTTCTCCCGGCCCACTTCGAGTTCTCCTTCGGGATGCCGCTCGGCGACACCGACGCCGACCCGGCCTCGGTCCCCTCTCCAGTCGCCATCCCCCTCGGAGACGGGGAACGTCTCCTCCTGCGAGGCCGGATCGACCGCGTGGACCTCTCACCAGAAGGATCGTTCCTCATCACCGACTACAAGACCGGCAGCACCCACCCACTCCCGCGTGAGATCACGGAGGGCACTGCCCTCCAGCTCCCCCTCTATATCCGCGCCGTCGAGGCACTCACCGGACTTGCCGGGGTCGGCGGCACCTATTATATGGTGCGCAAAGGAGAGACCAGAAACAAGGCCGTGCTCTGGGACACCAGGATAAAACCCCATCTCAAGGGGTTTTCAAAGGCGAGAGAGAGCGAAGTGGACGATATCGAGACCACAGTCCAGGCCACGCTTGACCAGGTGCGCGAATATCTCCGTTCCATCAGGGCCGGATACTTCCCGCCGGCACCGCGAGTGACGCCGTGCCTGCCGTACTGCGAGTGCAGGACGGTCTGCAGGTGCGACAAGTGGCGCCTTGCCGCGCCGCTGAGGGAGGAGTGA
- a CDS encoding SMC family ATPase, with translation MIIEEITVKSWRSYREPHTFQFDDGFNLLVGRNEAGKSTIFEAFTRVLFDRHSSKAEEIRQIQPLGSSLAPEATIVFRTNGGRYKIRKRFLKNPVAELFTQRGDQWERDHEGDAADNAIREILRGKEFNRASRPEHRGLCQALWYLQGDSPLPEKAWAEGVKEGLSGFICQVAKSADEDRIIQQIEHEYLKFFTPLNGNIKSGSELDRLQEEISEIKDRLQEFNDGTRQVEEYRQDLEGLSEAKRLKDEELKSARDEITGLKKKLENSKELEKKKQERDEVVQEAERELDRISGDLKAVDHRVKKIDEINEDLTRKKQDSEDLQLKARLEQKEAEHHRSAWKQIQEQQLQQMEKDILSLQAIEKTKQLESEKKDVEKQIKSIQDTEKELKVKQDELSTTPLPTKKQFKKFQEVQRELEVVNGKVEQAAIRIGFDLQDRTIPITADPEVEDLTDEEEFLILGPTTFTIGDLGTVTIRGGGSSLEELHTKVLTLSDERKSILDRFEVTDEQGLYDLQQHRSDLEREIKVLKKDRKNLTSNESRDDLNERLVKVQQKITGWHSEVDSAPVEWRNLSADELTEKTRVLKKQKKELSKEIESKQQKEEAARSAYNDASENAEKSSHDHIKLQAQKTSLEDENSEVLRSYGTYAHLREALANATAALDEANEDHESVLHEYRILVEEPKEQYEDALHVVQGLEEQIQSVTKEITDKKARIDMIIGRDIYSKTADQEALLERKQHQFERIGRQASAIKLLHEMVQAFKKEQSTALCGPVSSLVNQWLMTLTDGSYHSVGVNGELLPVEVQNPRYHETLPLKSLSYGTHEQIVVLLRLAMGVILSEEERNLVVIDDRLVNADPFRMRRLCQILNEVAADHCQVVVATCNDTPYARIRGNVIRVPDDGKREDCNFN, from the coding sequence ATGATCATAGAAGAGATCACCGTCAAGAGCTGGCGTAGCTACCGGGAACCTCACACCTTTCAGTTCGATGACGGGTTCAATCTCCTTGTCGGCCGCAATGAAGCAGGGAAATCAACCATCTTTGAGGCATTTACCAGGGTTCTCTTTGATCGGCATTCCTCAAAGGCCGAAGAGATCAGGCAGATACAACCTCTCGGGAGTTCACTCGCTCCAGAGGCGACGATCGTGTTCCGGACGAATGGAGGAAGGTACAAGATCCGAAAGAGATTCCTCAAGAACCCTGTTGCAGAACTTTTCACCCAGCGCGGCGATCAATGGGAACGTGACCACGAGGGCGACGCCGCAGACAACGCAATACGGGAGATTCTTCGAGGAAAAGAGTTTAATCGAGCATCCAGGCCTGAGCACCGGGGACTCTGTCAAGCTCTCTGGTACCTCCAGGGGGACAGCCCTCTCCCAGAGAAGGCATGGGCGGAAGGGGTGAAGGAAGGACTTTCTGGATTTATCTGCCAGGTCGCCAAGTCCGCGGATGAAGATAGGATAATTCAACAGATCGAACATGAATACCTGAAATTTTTCACCCCATTAAATGGTAATATAAAATCCGGTAGTGAACTCGATCGACTCCAGGAAGAGATCTCAGAAATCAAGGACAGACTGCAAGAATTCAATGACGGCACCAGACAGGTAGAAGAATATCGCCAGGATCTGGAAGGACTTTCCGAGGCAAAACGGCTGAAGGATGAAGAATTGAAATCTGCCAGGGATGAAATCACTGGATTGAAAAAGAAACTTGAAAACAGCAAAGAACTGGAAAAGAAGAAACAAGAAAGAGATGAGGTGGTTCAAGAAGCTGAGAGAGAACTTGATAGAATTTCAGGAGACCTTAAGGCAGTTGATCATCGCGTAAAGAAGATCGACGAGATCAACGAGGACCTGACACGGAAAAAGCAGGATTCCGAGGACCTCCAGTTGAAGGCACGTCTGGAACAGAAAGAAGCGGAGCATCACCGCAGTGCCTGGAAACAAATCCAGGAACAGCAACTCCAACAGATGGAGAAAGACATTCTCTCACTTCAGGCGATTGAAAAGACAAAACAACTTGAAAGTGAGAAGAAGGACGTAGAGAAACAGATCAAAAGCATTCAGGATACTGAGAAGGAACTCAAGGTAAAACAGGATGAACTCTCCACGACGCCTCTACCGACGAAGAAACAATTCAAAAAATTCCAGGAGGTACAGAGAGAACTGGAGGTTGTCAATGGCAAGGTAGAACAGGCCGCGATCAGGATCGGGTTCGACCTGCAGGACAGAACCATCCCGATCACTGCAGATCCAGAGGTGGAAGATCTCACCGACGAGGAAGAATTCCTCATCCTCGGCCCGACGACGTTCACGATCGGGGATCTCGGCACGGTTACCATCCGGGGCGGGGGCTCATCGCTCGAAGAATTACATACAAAGGTTCTGACTCTCTCTGATGAAAGAAAATCAATCCTTGATCGTTTTGAAGTGACAGACGAACAGGGACTCTATGATCTCCAGCAGCACCGCTCTGATCTTGAAAGAGAGATCAAGGTCCTTAAGAAAGATCGAAAGAATCTTACCTCCAATGAATCGCGTGACGATCTCAATGAGAGACTCGTAAAGGTCCAACAAAAGATTACAGGCTGGCACAGTGAGGTTGACTCCGCTCCTGTCGAGTGGCGTAATCTTTCTGCCGACGAGCTCACGGAGAAGACAAGAGTTCTCAAAAAACAGAAAAAAGAATTATCAAAGGAAATCGAAAGCAAGCAGCAGAAGGAAGAGGCGGCACGGAGCGCGTACAATGACGCATCCGAAAATGCGGAGAAATCATCACACGATCATATAAAACTTCAAGCACAGAAGACGAGCCTTGAAGATGAGAACTCTGAGGTCTTGCGATCGTACGGCACATATGCTCACCTGCGAGAGGCACTCGCAAACGCAACTGCGGCACTTGATGAAGCCAATGAAGATCATGAGAGCGTACTGCATGAATACAGGATCCTCGTCGAAGAACCAAAGGAACAGTATGAAGATGCCCTGCATGTTGTTCAGGGTCTTGAAGAACAGATCCAGTCTGTCACAAAAGAAATCACCGATAAAAAAGCCCGCATTGATATGATCATTGGCCGGGACATCTACTCCAAGACTGCAGATCAAGAGGCCTTACTGGAAAGGAAGCAGCATCAGTTTGAGAGAATCGGCCGGCAGGCCAGTGCCATAAAACTCCTCCACGAGATGGTACAGGCATTCAAAAAAGAACAGTCAACAGCGCTCTGTGGGCCGGTATCTTCCCTGGTGAATCAGTGGCTCATGACACTCACCGACGGGTCATATCATTCGGTCGGGGTGAACGGGGAACTCCTCCCTGTTGAAGTCCAGAATCCCCGATATCACGAGACGCTCCCGCTCAAGAGTCTGAGTTACGGCACCCATGAACAGATCGTCGTCCTCCTGCGTCTTGCGATGGGCGTCATCTTAAGTGAAGAAGAGCGGAACCTCGTCGTCATCGACGATCGCCTGGTGAACGCCGACCCGTTCAGGATGCGGCGTCTCTGCCAGATCCTCAATGAGGTCGCCGCAGATCATTGTCAGGTTGTCGTAGCCACCTGTAATGATACGCCATATGCGAGGATACGAGGAAATGTGATCCGGGTTCCAGATGATGGGAAGAGAGAGGATTGTAATTTTAACTGA